The segment CCTGTCCTTTCCGGCAGGGGAGGAGGAGAGAAGCCTCTACGTGGAACAGCTGGCGAGGGAGATTGAGGAGGCGGGTGCCGCTTTCGGTGAATATGTGGCAGAGACGGTATTTATCGGAGGCGGCACCCCCTCTGTGCTTGAAGGTGCGCAGATCGGAAGGATTATGGATGCTATGAGGGAGAGCTTTCATTTATCTGAGGAAGCAGAAATTACCATGGAGGTAAACCCTGGCACGGCCAGTCCCGAAAAGCTGAGAAGCTGGCGCCGTTCAGGCATCAACCGCCTGAGCCTGGGGCTTCAGTCTGCACAGAACCGGGAGCTCAGATACCTGGGAAGGATTCACACGGCGGAGGATTTTCTGGAGAGCTTTCATGCAGCCAGAGAGGCAGGCTTTGAGAATATCAATGTGGATCTCATGTCCGCCCTCCCCGGCCAGACAGAGGAGGCCTGGGAGGACACCCTGAAAAAGGTGCTGTCCCTAATGCCGGAGCATATCTCAGCCTACAGTCTGATTATTGAAGAGGGGACCCCGTTTTACGAGAAGTACGGAACAGAGGGGATGGAAAGAAAGGGGAAGGCCCGGGCTCGGGCGGATTTGCCGCCCCTGCCGGACGAGGATACGGAGCGAAGCATGTACGAGGCCACAGAGCGGATCCTGAGTGAGGCAGGATATCACCGCTATGAGATTTCCAACTACGCAAGGCCGGGATTTGAGTGCCGCCACAACAGAGGATACTGGACAGGCACAGAGTATCTGGGGCTTGGACTGGGAGCTTCTTCCTACATAATAAGAAACCGGGAAGCAGACCTGGGAGGCTGTCCGGACGAAGCCGGCCTTCTGGCGCTTTCCGGAGCGGAGCGATTTTTAAATACCCCGGATATGGGGAAATACCTGGCATATTCCAGGGAGGACTTCAGGGCGGGAAGGCATACAGAGGGAAGAGACCGCCTCACCTGGAAGGACAGGATGGAGGAGTTTATGTTCCTGGGGCTCAGGCTCACAGAAGGGGTGGCAGAACAGGAATTTGAACACCGGTTTGGCTGTCCCATCAGGCAGGTTTATGGGAAGGCACTGGAAGAGTGCGTTCGGGAAGGGCTGATGGAGTATGTGCACGATCCCGCCTGCAGCGGGAGCGTGAGCCCGAACGGCCTGGTTCAGACTCAGGGCAAGGAGGCCCTGGACAGCCGGTGGCGCCTGACAGGCAGAGGCGTGGATGTGAGCAACTGGGTGCTGGCAAAATTCCTCATAGATGAAAAGGCGTAGCTGTTGTCGGACCATGTCTGGTGTGCTATCATGTAAAACAGTGAAGGCAGGCGGACATGGTGAGAGCCAGGGAATAAAGAAGAGAGAAGCCGGCAGGAGCAATAGACCGGCCAGACAGAGAGCTGCATCTGCAGGAACATACAGAAAATATATGACATAAGAGCCGGAGCAGAGCCTGTGCAGCATCTGCCCTGATCTGCACTCCGGCCATACTGGGAGGAAAAAATGGAAATTTCACTGACACAATATCTGATCGTCTGTCCCCTTGTATTTCTGGCAGGCCTGATGGATTCAATCGCAGGCGGAGGGGGACTTATCTCACTCCCAGCCTTTATGATAGCCGGAATCCCGGCACACCTTTCTCTGGGAAGCAATAAGATGTGCTCTGTGATGGGAACGGTTGTCTCCACAGCCAGATTCGCAAAAAACGGGTTTATCAATTTTAAAACTTCCATCTGGTTTGCCGCCGCAGCCCTGATTGGCTCTTCCATCGGCTCCCATCTTGTGCTCCTGGTGAGCGAGGGAGTGATCGAAAAGCTGATGCTTGTCATCCTGCCGATTGTGGCTGTCTACGTGCTCTGGAACAAGAATCTGGGAGATGACTCCAAGGCGGGGACTCTCTCCAAGGGGAAGATGTTTGCCATCAGCATGGCAGCGGCTCTGATTGTGGGAGCCTACGACGGATTCTACGGGCCGGGCACGGGAACCTTTCTGATCCTGATTTTAACCGGGGCAGCCCGCTACACCATGAAGGAGGCTGCGGGGACGACGAAGGTGATCAATCTGGCTTCCAATGCGGCAGCCTTTGCCACCTTCCTTCTGAACGGAAAGGTGCTGATTTCCCTTGGATTTGTGTCCGGCCTGTTCTGCATACTGGGACACTACATCGGCTCCGGCCTGGTACTCACAAACGGGAAAAAGATTGTGCGCCCGGTGGTTCTCATCGTGCTGGCGATCCTGTTTGTGAAGGTTCTGATGGGATAGCGGGACTGTGCCCGGCAGCCCGGACGGCTGCCGCAAAGAGAGAGCCGGACGGCCTCCATATGAGGGCCGCTCAGTCTTGGAATGGGACAGGCTGAGAAAAAGATAGTTTAAGAATGAAACAGTCTGAGAATAAAACAGACTCAAAATAAGAAAGACTCAGAATCAGAAAGTCTGAGCATGGGACAGATTCGGAAAAACGACAGAGAGGAAAGCAGGAGAAACGGAGGTAACTGCAGATGAAATGGAAAAAATTTACGCTGACCACCACCACAGAGGCAGTGGATCTGGTCAGCAGCATGTTTGATGAGATCGGAATTGAGGGAATCGAGATTGAGGACAATGTGCCTCTGACAGAGAAGGAGACGAAGGGAATGTTTATCGACATTCTCCCGGAGCTTCCGCCGGACGACGGGACAGCGAAGGTCAGCTTCTATCTGGATGACGATGCGGACACGGAAAGTATTCTCGGACAGGTGAGGGAAGGGCTTGAGGAGCTTAAGCTGTTTGTAAACCTGGGAGCCTGTACCATTGAGGAGTCGGAGACGGAGGACAAGGACTGGATTAACAACTGGAAGCAGTATTTTAAGCCCTTCACTGTGGACGACATTCTGATCAAGCCTACCTGGGAGGAGATCCCAAAGGAGCATGAGGACAAGCTGCTGATCCAGATCGATCCGGGAACCGCCTTCGGTACGGGAATGCATGAGACAACCCAGCTGTGTATCCGCCAGCTGAAGAAATATGTGACTCCCGAGACCAGACTTCTGGATGTGGGAACCGGAAGCGGAATCCTTGGAATTACAGCCTTAAAGCTGGGAGCCAGGGAAGTGTTCGGAACCGATCTGGACGAAAACGCCATTGTGGCAGTAGGTGAAAACCTGGAGGCAAACGGAATCGGGGAGGGACGATTTACCGTGGTCCAGGGAAACATCATTGACGATAAGGAGATACAGGACAAAGCCGGCTACGAGTGCTATGACGTGGCAGTGGCCAATATTCTGGCAGATGTGATCATCCTGCTTCAGAAGGAAATCCCGGTTCACATCAAAAAGGGCGGCATCTTTATCACATCGGGTATCATTAACATGAAGGAGCAGGCTGTGAGGGAGGCATTTGCGGCCAATGACTCCTTTGAGGTTTTAGAGGTAACCTACCAGGGAGAGTGGGTCAGCGTGACTGCAAGGAGAGTAAAATAAGAGGGGTTTTAAGGGCGCATGTATCATTTTTTTGTTGACAGATCCCAGATCCATCCGGAACACATCACCATTACAGGGCCGGATGTCAACCATATCAGGAATGTCCTGCGGATGAAGACCGGAGAGCAGGTATTAATCAGCAACGGAGAGGACCGGGATTATCTCTGCCGTCTGTCCCGGATCGATCCGGATGAGGTGGAGGCAGAGATTATCCGGGAAAAAGAGGAGACAACAGAGCTTCCCGCCAGAGTCTGCCTGTTTCAGGGGCTTCCAAAGGGAGATAAGATGGAGCTGATCATTCAGAAGGCAGTGGAGCTTGGAGCCTATCAGATTATCCCTGTGGCTTCCAAGCGGGCGGTGGTAAAGCTGGATAAGAAGAAGGAGGAGGCAAAGCTCAGACGGTGGAATGCCATTTCGGAGAGTGCGGCCAAGCAGTCTAAGAGACGCATCATCCCCCAGATCGCACCGGTTATGGAGTTTCGGGAAGCGCTCTCGGCTGTCTCCGGATTCGACCTGGCCTGCATCCCCTATGAGTGTGAGTCGGGCATGGAGGCTGTCAGGAAATTTGTGGGTCAGGCTGACGCCGGGCAGAGGATTGCCGTATTCATCGGGCCGGAGGGAGGCTTTGAGGAGGCAGAAGTCGAGGCGGCTGTCCAGGCAGGGGTCGTGCCGGTGAGCCTTGGAAAGCGGATTCTGAGGACAGAGACGGCAGGACTGTGCATGCTGTCTGTGCTGGCATTTAAGCTGGAGGGCGGAATTTAGGAGAGACATACGGTGGAGGGCAGACGCAGTGTCCGCTGCACCGGGGAAGAAAAGGAGCAGAGAATGGAAGCATATTTTGATAATTCGGCGACCACGAAGGTATTCGACTGTGTGAAGGATGCGGTGGTTCATGCCATGACAGAGGATTACGGGAATGCAGCCGCCCGCCATATGAAGGGCGTGGAGGCAGAGAGGCTGATAAAGGAAGCCAGGGCAGAAA is part of the Clostridium sp. M62/1 genome and harbors:
- the hemW gene encoding radical SAM family heme chaperone HemW translates to METGSRPIPLELYIHIPFCIRKCAYCDFLSFPAGEEERSLYVEQLAREIEEAGAAFGEYVAETVFIGGGTPSVLEGAQIGRIMDAMRESFHLSEEAEITMEVNPGTASPEKLRSWRRSGINRLSLGLQSAQNRELRYLGRIHTAEDFLESFHAAREAGFENINVDLMSALPGQTEEAWEDTLKKVLSLMPEHISAYSLIIEEGTPFYEKYGTEGMERKGKARARADLPPLPDEDTERSMYEATERILSEAGYHRYEISNYARPGFECRHNRGYWTGTEYLGLGLGASSYIIRNREADLGGCPDEAGLLALSGAERFLNTPDMGKYLAYSREDFRAGRHTEGRDRLTWKDRMEEFMFLGLRLTEGVAEQEFEHRFGCPIRQVYGKALEECVREGLMEYVHDPACSGSVSPNGLVQTQGKEALDSRWRLTGRGVDVSNWVLAKFLIDEKA
- a CDS encoding TSUP family transporter, which encodes MEISLTQYLIVCPLVFLAGLMDSIAGGGGLISLPAFMIAGIPAHLSLGSNKMCSVMGTVVSTARFAKNGFINFKTSIWFAAAALIGSSIGSHLVLLVSEGVIEKLMLVILPIVAVYVLWNKNLGDDSKAGTLSKGKMFAISMAAALIVGAYDGFYGPGTGTFLILILTGAARYTMKEAAGTTKVINLASNAAAFATFLLNGKVLISLGFVSGLFCILGHYIGSGLVLTNGKKIVRPVVLIVLAILFVKVLMG
- the prmA gene encoding 50S ribosomal protein L11 methyltransferase, with the protein product MKWKKFTLTTTTEAVDLVSSMFDEIGIEGIEIEDNVPLTEKETKGMFIDILPELPPDDGTAKVSFYLDDDADTESILGQVREGLEELKLFVNLGACTIEESETEDKDWINNWKQYFKPFTVDDILIKPTWEEIPKEHEDKLLIQIDPGTAFGTGMHETTQLCIRQLKKYVTPETRLLDVGTGSGILGITALKLGAREVFGTDLDENAIVAVGENLEANGIGEGRFTVVQGNIIDDKEIQDKAGYECYDVAVANILADVIILLQKEIPVHIKKGGIFITSGIINMKEQAVREAFAANDSFEVLEVTYQGEWVSVTARRVK
- a CDS encoding 16S rRNA (uracil(1498)-N(3))-methyltransferase — translated: MYHFFVDRSQIHPEHITITGPDVNHIRNVLRMKTGEQVLISNGEDRDYLCRLSRIDPDEVEAEIIREKEETTELPARVCLFQGLPKGDKMELIIQKAVELGAYQIIPVASKRAVVKLDKKKEEAKLRRWNAISESAAKQSKRRIIPQIAPVMEFREALSAVSGFDLACIPYECESGMEAVRKFVGQADAGQRIAVFIGPEGGFEEAEVEAAVQAGVVPVSLGKRILRTETAGLCMLSVLAFKLEGGI